A window from Triplophysa dalaica isolate WHDGS20190420 chromosome 3, ASM1584641v1, whole genome shotgun sequence encodes these proteins:
- the LOC130417474 gene encoding tripartite motif-containing protein 16, which yields MEEKASAFNSSKSLDVECSACTGWKRKAEQTCLECLSSYCDFHLDLHNTLHVGKRHRLVEAIEELQGKICPHHDKLQEVYCRTDQQCICHLCITDNHRSHDVIAIEMEVMNKQIELVGLQSDTTDTMKAMEKDMQDLRGAVDAFRTSVQDTLQKNEKSFTELIRSMKDIHIKVTKLIEGQVEAVEKQVEEFIEALQQEINNLKDVDAKLQHLELLSRSNDDVRFLENAVHFPSLIAYKKSFILLEHPYCSFDRATEAVTELISKLNIESQWSLFTISGRVKTTRIVTHLPPHTREDFLRYAAKLTFDTNTAHTSLHLSDEDRKVTASHLIADYPEHKERFDSRAQILCNEALRGSPQYWEVEYGGGCWVCIAVSYKGICRKGKRGPLFGRNSCSWGLRCNALSVKFWHDNKETNVEEWSRCYRIGVYLDHSAGILAFYNVLDNMSLIYKTQTVFSEPVYPGFGLAGKGANMRLVI from the exons ATGGAGGAAAAAGCTTCTGCTTTTAATTCCAGCAAATCCCTTGATGTGGAGTGTAGTGCATGCACCGGATGGAAGCGCAAAGCAGAACAGACCTGCCTGGAGTGTCTTTCTTCATACTGTGATTTTCATCTCGACCTGCACAACACTCTGCATGTTGGAAAGAGGCACAGACTAGTTGAGGCGATTGAAGAATTGCAGGGGAAAATCTGCCCTCATCACGACAAGCTTCAGGAGGTCTACTGCCGTACAGACCAGCAGTGCATCTGTCATCTGTGCATTACTGATAACCATAGAAGTCATGATGTCATTGCAATAGAGATGGAAGTGATGAATAAGCAG ATCGAGTTGGTAGGGTTGCAGAGCGACACCACTGACACAATGAAAGCAATGGAGAAAGACATGCAGGACCTGAGAGGAGCCGTTGATGCTTTCAGG ACCTCAGTCCAGGATACGCTGCAGAAGAATGAGAAAAGTTTTACTGAGTTGATCCGGTCTATGAAGGACATTCATATCAAAGTTACAAAGTTGATTGAAGGTCAGGTGGAGGCTGTGGAAAAACAAGTGGAAGAATTCATAGAGGCATTACAGCAGGAGATCAATAATCTGAAGGATGTAGATGCTAAACTACAACACCTGGAACTACTTTCTCGTTCAAACGATGATGTCAGGTTTCTTGAG AACGCTGTGCATTTTCCATCTTTGATCGCCTATAAGAAATCTTTCATTCTCCTTGAGCATCCATACTGTTCATTTGACCGTGCCACTGAAGCAGTCACTGAACTAATATCAAAGCTAAATATAGAAAGCCAGTGGAGTTTATTTACGATCTCTGGAAGAG TGAAAACCACTAGAATTGTGACACATCTACCACCTCACACACGAGAGGACTTTTTACGCT ATGCAGCAAAGCTCACTTTTGATACCAACACAGCACACACAAGCCTCCACTTGTCAGATGAGGACAGGAAGGTGACTGCTTCACATTTGATTGCAGACTATCCTGAACACAAAGAGAGGTTTGACTCCAGAGCACAGATCTTGTGCAACGAGGCCCTCAGAGGGTCTCCGCAGTATTGGGAGGTGGAGTATGGTGGCGGGTGCTGGGTCTGCATTGCTGTGTCTTACAAAGGAATTTGTAGGAAAGGAAAACGGGGACCACTCTTTGGAAGAAACTCATGTTCGTGGGGACTACGTTGTAATGCCCTTTCAGTCAAATTCTGGCATGACAATAAGGAGACAAATGTTGAAGAATGGTCTCGTTGCTACAGAATAGGAGTGTATTTGGACCACAGTGCTGGGATTTTAgcattttacaatgttttggACAATATGAGTCTTATTTATAAGACTCAGACTGTGTTTAGTGAGCCTGTCTATCCTGGGTTTGGACTGGCAGGGAAAGGTGCTAACATGAGACTTgtgatttaa